One Brassica napus cultivar Da-Ae chromosome C4, Da-Ae, whole genome shotgun sequence genomic region harbors:
- the LOC106432779 gene encoding protein TIFY 5B — protein MEMQSNCDLELRLVTPYESSSSENPQPKKESQILTIFYNGHICVSSDLTSLQAKAILSLASKDMEERSLSLKSSDGSDPSIIPNKLTRLHHQKASMKRSLRSFLQKRNVRMQASCPYNHSP, from the exons ATGGAGATGCAAAGCAATTGCGACTTGGAACTTCGCCTTGTTACTCCTTATGAATCAAGCAGCTCTGAAAATCCACAACCAAAGAAAGAATCTCAGATATTAACCATTTTCTACAACGGGCACATATGTGTTTCTTCAGATCTTACCAGTCTCCAG GCAAAAGCTATACTATCACTAGCTAGTAAAGATATGGAAGAGAGATCATTATCATTGAAAAGCTCAGACGGCTCGGATCCTTCAATAATTCCTAACAAATTGACCCGACTTCATCATCAAAAGGCCTCTATGAAGAGATCTCTTCGTAGTTTTCTTCAGAAACGGAATGTTCGGATGCAGGCTTCTTGTCCttacaaccattctccataa
- the LOC111205192 gene encoding uncharacterized protein LOC111205192 produces MTEMPSCTIENPSFEPTKVKKQYNIYSSFLPILLSIFTYILIFYVLDVSPSLIFNNTKILFFVSNALVLIIAADYGAFAERENHDFYGEYTAAMRSNTIENYKPENSGYEMGLAEEIKKRETQEEAVRAKDIPRYLLHKDEEVPEKTLQVVSENIPRSKLIQKHEPTTEHNICNGETCKAKKLVNHKPYGRSKSDKARSERRHREIKPRPKSYVRSKSDDSSKWMVVHKGKKKAHEEAEEKWENVREESEEFAKMSNEELNRRVEDFIQRFNRDIKRQSLV; encoded by the coding sequence ATGACAGAAATGCCCTCGTGCACTattgaaaaccctagtttcGAGCCTACAAAGGTTAAGAAACAATACAACATATACTCCTCGTTTCTCCCGATCCTATTATCTATATTCACCTACATTTTGATCTTCTACGTTCTTGACGTCTCCCCTTCATTGATCTTCAACAACACAAAGATCTTGTTCTTTGTCTCAAACGCACTTGTTCTCATCATAGCGGCAGATTACGGTGCATTCGCTGAGAGAGAGAACCACGACTTCTACGGAGAATACACCGCCGCTATGAGAAGCAACACGATAGAAAACTATAAACCGGAAAACTCGGGCTATGAGATGGGTTTGGCGGAAGAAATCAAGAAACGTGAGACACAAGAAGAAGCAGTCAGAGCGAAAGATATACCCCGTTACTTGCTTCACAAGGACGAGGAAGTTCCTGAGAAAACATTACAAGTCGTAAGCGAGAACATTCCGAGAAGCAAACTTATCCAAAAACACGAGCCAACGACTGAGCACAACATTTGTAATGGAGAAACTTGCAAAGCAAAAAAACTGGTGAACCATAAACCGTACGGGAGAAGCAAATCAGATAAAGCACGCTCAGAACGTCGTCATCGAGAGATCAAACCTAGACCTAAAAGTTACGTTCGAAGCAAGTCTGACGATAGCTCGAAATGGATGGTTGTTCACAAGGGCAAGAAGAAGGCTCATGAGGAGGCGGAGGAGAAGTGGGAGAATGTAAGAGAAGAATCTGAAGAATTTGCGAAGATGTCGAACGAGGAGTTGAACCGACGAGTCGAAGATTTCATCCAACGGTTCAACAGAGATATCAAACGACAAAGTTTAGTCTAa
- the LOC106432761 gene encoding LOW QUALITY PROTEIN: solanesyl diphosphate synthase 3, chloroplastic/mitochondrial (The sequence of the model RefSeq protein was modified relative to this genomic sequence to represent the inferred CDS: inserted 1 base in 1 codon; substituted 1 base at 1 genomic stop codon) has product MIHVASLLHDDVXDDADTRRGIGSLNFVMANKISVSAGDFLLSRACVALAALKNTEVVSLLATVVEHLVTGETMQMTSTTDQRHSMDYYMQETYYKTASLISNSCKAIALLAGQSAEVAMLAFEYGKNLGLAFQLIDDVLDFTGTSASLGKGSXSDIRHGIVTAPILFAMEFPQLRKVVDHLGKDPTNVDIALEYLGKSNGIQRTRELAMEHANLAAAAIGSLPETDDEYVKRSRRALVDLTHRVITRNK; this is encoded by the exons ATGATACAT GTTGCAAGCCTCCTGCACGATGATG TGGATGATGCGGATACAAGGCGTGGTATTGGTTCCTTAAACTTTGTAATGGCTAACAAG atatcagtatcagCAGGAGACTTTTTGCTCTCTCGGGCTTGTGTTGCTCTAGCTGCTCTTAAAAACACAGAG GTTGTATCGTTACTTGCAACAGTTGTAGAACATCTTGTTACCGGTGAAACCATGCAAATGACTAGCACAACCGATCAGCGTCATAG TATGGACTATTACATGCAGGAGACGTATTATAAGACGGCATCACTAATCTCAAATAGCTGCAAAGCAATTGCATTACTCGCTGGACAATCAGCAGAAGTTGCCATGTTAGCTTTTGAATACGGAAAGAATCTG ggTTTGGCATTCCAATTGATAGACGACGTTCTTGATTTCACTGGCACATCTGCGTCTCTAGGAAAGGGATCCTAATCAGATATCCGCCATGGGATCGTAACAGCTCCAATCCTCTTCGCCATGGAGTTTCCTCAACTACGCAAAGTTGTTGATCATCTTGGAAAAGATCCAACAAATGTTGACATT GCTTTAGAGTATCTTGGGAAGAGCAATGGAATACAAAGGACAAGAGAGTTAGCTATGGAACATGCCAATCTAGCAGCAGCGGCAATTGGGTCTCTACCTGAAACAGATGATGAATATGTCAAAAGATCTAGGCGGGCACTTGTTGACCTGACACATAGAGTCATCACCAGAAACAAGTGA